In the genome of Fusarium poae strain DAOMC 252244 chromosome 1, whole genome shotgun sequence, the window TGCATTAGCAGACATGACGGTATTTGCATGTCCTTCTTCATTCTTGACCGCAGGATTTGCTGGAGGCGGTGGTCGTGGCGCATATGGCGAGCTATAAGTACCTTGTTGGGGCACTCCGAGTTGCGGGTGAGCAGGGGCTGGCGGTGGTCCATAACCTTGAGGTAGTTGTGCTGGCGCTGGCGGCTGCGATGTAGCAGTTGTAGCGGCTGGCTGGCCCGGTGCCGGTGCCGGTGGTGATGCAGACGCTCCATACGACTGCACTGGTCGTCCTGGCTGGCTTTGTTGTGCTGTGTATGCTGGCATTTGATAGCCAGGAGGCGCCTGTCCAGCGGTGTAATTGGGCGTACCAGCTGCCAAATGCTGGGCATTGTAGGCATATGGGTATTGGCCATAAGCTTGAGCTGCTGCACGGTCTGGAGACGaggccttcctcttcttacCAGCGTCGAGTTCGACACCCGGAACACGGGACCAAAGATTAGTCGTGTCATCTTTTCTGAATGCGTCGTTACCAATAAGGTTATGGCGTACGCTACTTTCCCAGCCTTTGGTCTCCGTATGGAAGTGAAACCAGGGGTATCTCAGGCAAATCCGTTTGTAAATCTGCTTGAGGGTAAGCCCGTCGGGTCCAGCTGCTGTAAGTGTCTCATCGATGAGCACGCCGTAATTTTTGTTTGGCTTCTGGAGCTGTTCTTCAGTATAGTCTGCCATGTTGAGTTCCAAGGGAGGAGATTTCGGCCGggctttcttctccttcttctctttcgcGCGCCTCTCTGCATCTGAGCCTTCAGCACCATCTTCTCTAGGCTTGCGAGGTTTGTACTTGCGTTTCTCTGGTCGCTCTGAGGATCCTTCAGGAAGAGGATGTTTCCTAGGTCGTCCTACCTTGCGTTTGATAGGGGGCTCTACTGGAGGTGCCTGTGGCAGAGTCTTCTTGGCCATCTCTTGTTGATGTTTCTTGAGCAACCGCTGCTCTCGTTTCGACATGAAGCCGTTCTTTGGTGGCCTACCAGGCCCTCGTTTTCTAGGCATCTGGAGCATTAGATGTTCCTGGTTCGCATCAAGCATACCCTCCTGCTTAAATCCTGACTCCTCCCCTGTCATTGACATGTCCATGTCCCCATCCATAtccatgtccatgtccatgtccatATCCGCGTCGGCTTCAGCTTCTGCATCAGCATCACCGTCAGCATCTGCTTCTACGTCCGCCTCCGCCTCCGCCACTGTCTCTGCTTCCGCTTCCATCGTTTCAACAGCCGCTGGCTCCTCCACCTTggcatcctcgtcatcgctAAAATCAGGCGATTCCGGTGGACTTGCCACATCAGATAACTCATCACTAGTGTCTTGTATCTCGGCATTGCCATGTGCGGATTCGAAATCGAAACTCATCTCCTTTCCGCCCTGTGCATGCCGTTTCTTGAGAGCTGCCGCAGGTTCTTGTTCCACATATTCCTCAGCTCCCGTTCGTCCCCGCTCGACGCCATTTATATGAAATCGAAAGTCGATATCTTTAATTTGCAATCGATCACCACTTCGCAACACAACCTTGTCGCTTTTGTAGTGCACATCTTCGCAAAAGAACCCGTTTTTATGTAGGGGAATGGCTTCAAATACACCCAGTTCTTGATTGTACGCGATCTTGAGATGCTCTCTAGAAATTGCCTTGGTTTTGGATGCAATGTTGGGCCCTGGCGAATGGATACCGATGAAAGGAACATGATATGGTGACGGGCGCAAAGAGGTCAAATCTACCGCGGCAGCGCCCGGCGTGTGGGAAACATATTGTCGGTTAGAAACCATGTTCTCCTGCGCTTGTGCTGCCGcttcatcatgatcatgTTGCGAAGATCCTTGTGTACTGGTCTTGCGTCGCTTTGTTGGCCGCGGGTTTTCTCCAGTATCTGATTCAGGACCCAACATTCCTCCCTCTTCACTGACATAGGACTTGCTGAACTTGTTCCGATCGGGCTGAATGGGCGAGGGCGGTGGAATACCCAGATGGGCATTTTCCTCGGCACGGCGGCGATATTCTTCAAGGCGCTTCTCGTCACGGCGGGCTTGTTCCAGTGCGCGCTGATCGCGTCCAATAACAATAGCGTACGTCGTCATCTGAAAAAGACTGTCGGCAAATTCTACACGTGCAAAAGATTCGAGAGCCTTGTGGGTGTCTGGTTGGCGTGTTGAGTTAGGTTGTGCAAGGGTTTGAAATGAATCATCTAGAGTGTTGGGCAAAGTAACCTGGGCGGGTGTGACCGTTGGAGGGGGTGACATGGCTGAGGAAGCTCCTGACATTGTCGCCAGAGCCATCATCATGTAGGCATGCTGGTTTATGGTAGGCATTGTAGTCGACGTATATGGAGTAGAAGGCGCAAATGAGTCTCCCATATTGTCAGTTGGCATCTGCAATTGCAAAGGGGTGGATTGTTGAGCCTGATCAGCGCTCGGCAGTACGACCGCATCGCTTGTAGAAGGAGCGTCAGGCATCATATGGTCACTAGGTTCAGCTTTCACCGAAGCTGAAGCCTCACTATTCGAAGGCGCTTCAGATTGCTGATGCTCTACTGACGTCTTAATATCAGCTTCGGTTGAAGGACCATTCAGGACGGTACGAGACGGCGGCGGAGTTGATGGCCGAGGAGGTTGAGAGGCTGAGGCTCTCGTCGGAGAAACTGAGGAGGTTAAATCTGTACGAGGATTTGAAGACTCTGGTAATGTTGCGGTCGAAGTTGCTGCCTGCGACGAGTTGGATGGTACTGTTGAAGTAGCCGCCGTTGCTGTTGGCGTTTCTGGTGCTGAAGCGACGGTAGAAGTAGCAATGGCTTTAGTTGTACTTATCGAGGCAGGTGCAAGTGCAGGAGGCGATGCAGATGTTGGTACTGACGAATCAGCAGGTACAGCCGCAGCCGATAAAGAAGGAGCATCAGTAGCATTTGGGTTTAAGACTGAGTTTGATTTTGGAATTGGTGAAAAAGGTATTGAGACCGGGGCCGAGACTGGGGCCGGGGTAGGGTCAGTAACTTTTTGGTCGCGCTTATCGTCGTTGTCTACTGGCGATTTTGGCATCGCGTTTGGTGTTTGTGTCGCCGTCGCAGTCGCAGTCGACGCTGCTGTCGATATCGATATCGCAGTCGCCGTCGCAGTCGATGGTTTCGCAGCTGGAGGAGATGCTGCTGCCTTTGCTGTGGTTGTGGCTGTCGCTTTTCTGTTTGCGACGACCTGATGCTCCCGGTCGGTTCCCAGGCTATCGGGCAGGCCATTGCGGCCAGCAATGGACGAAGTCATCGCTGTTCGTGCGACCAGCTCCTTCGTCACTCACCCTCACCTCACGAGGGGTTGGCACAAACGACGAGGGGTCTCGGCGGAGGGCGCGCCGGGGGCCGGGTGTATATTTGAAGGAATAGCCGTTGGCAGTAAAGACGGGGAAAATAAAAGGTTCAAGACGGACGAGGCTTTCGCCTGGGTCCTCAAAGCCGCGATGTCTGAGAGGGTCAGAGGGGAAGGCTGCGCGCCTTGATTGGCCGACTGCTCCGAGTCTCCTCTCACTTCGTGCTAAATTGGACGGTGATGGTTCGCGCCGCTAGTGCCGTTTAGGTAATAGAAAAGGATCTATCAACCGTAACGGACAGAAAAGTGGTTGATCTTGCTTAAAGGGATCGCTTACCCGGTAACAAAAGTTGAGGGttagagaagagaagaatcAAGTTGGGAATATCTTGGTACTCTCTGAAGAGTAGGTACTAGGCAACCAGCTACTAAGGTAGaagaggtacctacctaggtatacaATCATCGAGATAATCTGTGGTATTACAGGTTTTCAGAGGTAGCACAAGGTATAAGCTCCAAGTCGCGCTTTCCCCGCGCGTTGTCAGCCATTTGTTTATTTTTCTCATTGCTCAGGTACCAAACTCGCTGAGCAGCACGCTTCAGCGACTCAGACATGGAGCGTTGTCATCAAACAACCAAAGGATTCGTTCTCAACTAAACATCATTAAATCAACCCGATGTTGGGATCCAAATATGCCCCCAGATATTTTACACTGTTTGCAAAATCACTCAAAATATGGATATTGTAAGAGCAAAAATGAATCCAACCAGCCCCGCTAAATACTCTGCCTGCCTCTCTAAGTGAGTCACAACTTCGGTGAAGAACAGACGAGATTCAGGAATCTCAATGGGGTATGATGTAGCCCTATATCTGATCAGATGAGCTCTAGTAGCGTATCGGGTATCACTGCATGGAAACTTCGCGCCTTTCTTTAGGTAGGTGGCTATTTCATGATACTGGGCCCACCGGATGTAATGTCTCGAGTACAACAGAACAAACAACAAAACCAATATTGCGGATAAGTCTTTAACATGTTCCGTGTAAGAAACCCATTATGCAAATGTTCCAAACTCAAAACACACCGTAGGGTGATGAATATCTAACGAAGCAGGGCCTCTCGCTCGACTGAAGAGATGCGATGCGAGTACCTCTCTGTCAGTTGTCCTGAGAGGCGATACGCTCCATGACAAAGCATACCCGCAAAGAACCCTACGGCATCGTTTCTGAAGGCAAGAATACCAGCGGTTGTCATGAGCATAACCGTCCATCTCTCCAAACGCTCATCCTCGGAAAGATCGCGTTGGCGACGAGGACCCTGCCTAGAAGCTGTATGCCACAAGTCAGAAGCACCTTGGTTGAGACTGTTTCCCACCTTGGCAAGTTCAAGACCAGCTGCTATAACCATGATACCAAGGAGACTCTTTGGGTAGTGCTTCAGAAGGTCCACGAGGGTCTCACCAAAGAAAAGCCCCAACAGTAGCTTAAACATACCCAGCATGATAATGCTGGAGCCACTGCGTGCCCCAAAGCGGTACTGAGCAGCCAATCCTCCAGCGCCGTGGCACACGGGCATGCCCCCAAACCAGGTGCTAGTTAGGTTCATCATGGCCACACTGATCCCGATAGAGGTTACTGAAGGAGTGGGAAGCTCAGGCAGCAGATCATGGGATAACGCAGTGACAGCTATAATAGAGTTGAGTGTTGTCAAAGGTAACTGTCCAATGGCCATCCACAGAGCAGGCGAGTCGCCATTCCCAATCCAATGCGGCATGTTGAAGCGAGGATGCCAAGCATAGAACCACGGAAGACTTTCGTGGGAAACGGTGACGTTGACAAAGGCCAGGACTAGAGCGAGGATGAAAAAATGCAATGCATATGGAAAGCGAGGTAGCCTCTGTGTGCCAACGAGGACCAGGAAAGCTACCAAGGCCCATATACGGTTATCAAGAGCCGGGCGAGCCCAGTGCAGAGGCTGAAGTAGTGATGAGCCTGCCCCGAGAATCAACGATAGACCAGCTCCAAGCTGGATGCCCTTTACTACTGGAAGAGGCACAATCCGAACGACCCACCGTAAGAGGCCTGTGACACTCATGATGAGTACAGCAGCACCGACCCATTGGCCAGCAGCTGTAACGACGCCCATAGAAGAGTGATTCTGGAT includes:
- a CDS encoding hypothetical protein (BUSCO:8916at5125), whose amino-acid sequence is MPKSPVDNDDKRDQKVTDPTPAPVSAPVSIPFSPIPKSNSVLNPNATDAPSLSAAAVPADSSVPTSASPPALAPASISTTKAIATSTVASAPETPTATAATSTVPSNSSQAATSTATLPESSNPRTDLTSSVSPTRASASQPPRPSTPPPSRTVLNGPSTEADIKTSVEHQQSEAPSNSEASASVKAEPSDHMMPDAPSTSDAVVLPSADQAQQSTPLQLQMPTDNMGDSFAPSTPYTSTTMPTINQHAYMMMALATMSGASSAMSPPPTVTPAQVTLPNTLDDSFQTLAQPNSTRQPDTHKALESFARVEFADSLFQMTTYAIVIGRDQRALEQARRDEKRLEEYRRRAEENAHLGIPPPSPIQPDRNKFSKSYVSEEGGMLGPESDTGENPRPTKRRKTSTQGSSQHDHDEAAAQAQENMVSNRQYVSHTPGAAAVDLTSLRPSPYHVPFIGIHSPGPNIASKTKAISREHLKIAYNQELGVFEAIPLHKNGFFCEDVHYKSDKVVLRSGDRLQIKDIDFRFHINGVERGRTGAEEYVEQEPAAALKKRHAQGGKEMSFDFESAHGNAEIQDTSDELSDVASPPESPDFSDDEDAKVEEPAAVETMEAEAETVAEAEADVEADADGDADAEAEADADMDMDMDMDMDGDMDMSMTGEESGFKQEGMLDANQEHLMLQMPRKRGPGRPPKNGFMSKREQRLLKKHQQEMAKKTLPQAPPVEPPIKRKVGRPRKHPLPEGSSERPEKRKYKPRKPREDGAEGSDAERRAKEKKEKKARPKSPPLELNMADYTEEQLQKPNKNYGVLIDETLTAAGPDGLTLKQIYKRICLRYPWFHFHTETKGWESSVRHNLIGNDAFRKDDTTNLWSRVPGVELDAGKKRKASSPDRAAAQAYGQYPYAYNAQHLAAGTPNYTAGQAPPGYQMPAYTAQQSQPGRPVQSYGASASPPAPAPGQPAATTATSQPPAPAQLPQGYGPPPAPAHPQLGVPQQGTYSSPYAPRPPPPANPAVKNEEGHANTVMSANASVAQQQQQHHLPPPPPPTVGAKTVPGTGLASVQQQPATPANRTPSVPAAPAPARPAIEPKLLTAVVNLKNGLIENLKKAKNPKAAGIVMSALNRCIGLKKEATENDKMEAICMKGIRQVIDGYKSKSPTPGPSSSAASPSATETPLFLNSKVLASLNGFKDVSVKALSPKLGEAKAEAVTLSAIDRVLGIADASIVPPPGEGEAVGNFEGIEQHLMKSIRQLLTGMNQKV
- a CDS encoding hypothetical protein (TransMembrane:8 (i51-73o100-121i128-149o161-178i185-210o230-251i263-283o303-326i)~BUSCO:31140at5125), translating into MAPSLLNDVRHINRNNLATLRAAPWAELSGSLGDLGTLLPLMIALTAQRSIDLGSTLVFTGVFNILTGVFYGIPLPVQPMKAIASAAIQNHSSMGVVTAAGQWVGAAVLIMSVTGLLRWVVRIVPLPVVKGIQLGAGLSLILGAGSSLLQPLHWARPALDNRIWALVAFLVLVGTQRLPRFPYALHFFILALVLAFVNVTVSHESLPWFYAWHPRFNMPHWIGNGDSPALWMAIGQLPLTTLNSIIAVTALSHDLLPELPTPSVTSIGISVAMMNLTSTWFGGMPVCHGAGGLAAQYRFGARSGSSIIMLGMFKLLLGLFFGETLVDLLKHYPKSLLGIMVIAAGLELAKVGNSLNQGASDLWHTASRQGPRRQRDLSEDERLERWTVMLMTTAGILAFRNDAVGFFAGMLCHGAYRLSGQLTERYSHRISSVEREALLR